A region of the Fibrobacter sp. genome:
GAAACAACCAGAAGAGTCTTGGCAATAAAAAACTGATTGAACTTGGGGCTATCGCAATTGATGAAAATTGGGATGGAAATTTGGATGAAAATGAGGTTCGAAAAGTTAGTCCTCAAGAAGAACAACTATCCCTGTTTGGCTGATTACGTTATCCGAGTATTCAGAGTTAGTGTTATTTAGGGCTTTTCTTTGTTGAAAAGGTCGTTGACAATCTCGCCGCTTTGTAAAAAAGAGTTATTTTAACAGTGTGAGTGTTGTTTTCTTAGATATTGAAGTTTCTACATCCAGCGGGAAAATCGCCGATTTGGGCGCCGTTGATTCTCAAGACCAGACGATTCATACGCCTAGTCAGGGTGATTTCCTGAATTTCGTGAAGGATGCAGAATACGTCGGTGGTCATAATGTCTTGAATCACGACCTTCAGTATCTAAAACACCTGGATTTAGACAAAAAGAAGGTTATTGACACTCTTTATCTTTCGCCGCTGATGTTCCCCATGCGGCCCAGCCATAAGCTGCTGAAAGATGAAAAAATCCTTAGTGATACCTTGAATAATCCCTTGCTGGATGCACAGAAGTCCAGGGACTTGTTCCATGACGAGATTAATGCTTTCAATGCCTTGGATGATGATCTAAGGGATATCTATTTCAATCTTTTGAAGGGCTCAAGGGAATTCAAGGATTTTTTTGAATATGTGGGCCTAAAAGAAGAAAGCAAGGGCTTCTTTAACAATCTTCTTTCTGCCAGATCCAGCACTAGGAACCTTGTTAAGCAAATTCAGAGCCGTTTTGCAGGCTTGATTTGTGAAAACGCTTCTATAGAGTCCTTTGTTACAGAACACCCCATAGAGCTGGCCTATGCTTTGTCGGTAATAAACCTGCAGGATAAGCGTTCTATTACGCCAGCTTGGGTGCTGCGTAACTATCCATACACAGAGAACATTCTTTTCTTATTGCGAAATAATCCGTGTCATGAGCCTACGTGCCCCTATTGTAGTGGAAAACTGGATGTCCGTAAGAAGCTGAAAGAAATCTTTGGGTACGATAATTTTAGAACTTACGATGGGGAACCTTTACAGGAACAGGCTGCGGCGGCTGCGGTCAACAATGATTCCTTGCTGGCTATTTTCCCCACGGGTGGCGGCAAGTCCATTACTTTCCAGCTGCCGGCTTTGATGGCGGGGGAGAACTATAAAGGCTTAACAGTCGTTATTTCACCCTTGCAGTCCTTGATGAAGGACCAGGTTGACAACCTTGCTTCCAAGGGGATTGCCGATGCCGTAACTATCAATGGTCTTTTGGATCCTATTGAACGTGCAGAGGCCATTAAACGTGTGGAATCGGGTATGGCATCTATGCTGTACATTTCGCCGGAATCCCTCCGTTCCCGTACCATCGAAAAACTTTTACTTTCTAGGCAGATTGCCCGTTTTGTAATTGACGAAGCCCACTGTTTTTCTAGCTGGGGCCATGATTTCCGTGTAGATTATCTCTATATCGGCGATTTCATCAAGAAACTCCAGGAACAAAAATCCAGTCTAAGAAGAATTCCTGTTTCTTGCTTTACAGCAACTGCAAAGCAGAAAGTGGTTCAGGATATTTGCGATTACTTTAAAAAGAAGCTGGATCTTGATTTAAAGATTTTTGCCACAAAGGCAACCCGCGCAAATCTGACTTACCATGTAATCTATCAGGAAGACGAAGACCAGAAATACAAGACTTTAAGGTCTTTGATAGAAACAAAGAATTGCCCGACCATTGTCTATGTTTCAAGAACCAAGAATACTCTGGAACTGGCAGAAAAGCTAAGTATGGATGGTTTTGTTGCATTGCCTTTTAACGGAAAGATGGAAAGCCGTGAAAAGGTGGAAAACCAGGAAGCATTCATTAGTGGCAAGGTCCAGATTATCGTGGCCACATCCGCTTTTGGCATGGGTGTCGATAAATCCGATGTGCAACTTGTAGTGCATTTTGAAATTTCTGATTCTCTGGAAAACTACGTTCAGGAAGCCGGTCGTGCAGGGCGTGACCAGAGCTTGCAGGCAGAATGTTATGTTCTTTTTAATGAAAGTGACTTGGACAAGCATTTCTTGCTACTGAACCAGACGAAGCTTAGCATGAGCGAGATTCAGCAGGTTTGGAAGGCAATCAAGTCTCTTACAAAGAACCGAACTGTGCTTAAGCGCTCTCCTCTGGAGATTGCAAGAGAGGCTGGCTTCGATGATCCTAATGGTGATGTAGAAACTCGCGTAAAAACCGCAATTCTCGCCTTGGAAGAGGCTGGCTACATTGAACGTAAGCAGAATTGCCCTCAGGTTTACGCCACTGGCATTCAAGTTTCAAATATGGATGAAGCTCGTAGTAAGATTACAGCTTCCAATATGTTTGATGAAAAACAGAAAGAGAATGCCATTAGAATTATAAGTCTTCTGATTTCTCAGCGAAATACTTTTAAATCCAAAGGTGACGAGGCTGAATCCCGCATTGATTATATAGCCGATATCCTAGGTATGGAATGCAGTGCTGTTCAGGAAACAGTTCAGCTCCTGCGCGCAGAGAACGTGCTTGCAGATTCCAAGGATATGACCGCCTACATCAAGAAGGGTGATGGCGAAAACAAGTCCAAGTTGGTTGTAAAGCGTTTTGAAGCTCTTGAGAACTTTATTATTTCAAAACTAAAAACAGGGAAGACTGTTTTCAACCTCAAGGAATTGAACGAGGAAGCCGCTGCGGCTGGTATCAAAAAGGCCAACGTTAAGGATATAAAGACCATTCTTTATTTCTGGATGATCAATGGCCTTATCGAAAAGAACTAC
Encoded here:
- a CDS encoding RecQ family ATP-dependent DNA helicase translates to MSVVFLDIEVSTSSGKIADLGAVDSQDQTIHTPSQGDFLNFVKDAEYVGGHNVLNHDLQYLKHLDLDKKKVIDTLYLSPLMFPMRPSHKLLKDEKILSDTLNNPLLDAQKSRDLFHDEINAFNALDDDLRDIYFNLLKGSREFKDFFEYVGLKEESKGFFNNLLSARSSTRNLVKQIQSRFAGLICENASIESFVTEHPIELAYALSVINLQDKRSITPAWVLRNYPYTENILFLLRNNPCHEPTCPYCSGKLDVRKKLKEIFGYDNFRTYDGEPLQEQAAAAAVNNDSLLAIFPTGGGKSITFQLPALMAGENYKGLTVVISPLQSLMKDQVDNLASKGIADAVTINGLLDPIERAEAIKRVESGMASMLYISPESLRSRTIEKLLLSRQIARFVIDEAHCFSSWGHDFRVDYLYIGDFIKKLQEQKSSLRRIPVSCFTATAKQKVVQDICDYFKKKLDLDLKIFATKATRANLTYHVIYQEDEDQKYKTLRSLIETKNCPTIVYVSRTKNTLELAEKLSMDGFVALPFNGKMESREKVENQEAFISGKVQIIVATSAFGMGVDKSDVQLVVHFEISDSLENYVQEAGRAGRDQSLQAECYVLFNESDLDKHFLLLNQTKLSMSEIQQVWKAIKSLTKNRTVLKRSPLEIAREAGFDDPNGDVETRVKTAILALEEAGYIERKQNCPQVYATGIQVSNMDEARSKITASNMFDEKQKENAIRIISLLISQRNTFKSKGDEAESRIDYIADILGMECSAVQETVQLLRAENVLADSKDMTAYIKKGDGENKSKLVVKRFEALENFIISKLKTGKTVFNLKELNEEAAAAGIKKANVKDIKTILYFWMINGLIEKNYCSDICTKIEPKVSLENLVEDFNHRVQLAHFVIDQLYQANYDAKTNSREEALIQFSEKELLTAYENQISLFDKTPVSYKDLEKSLLYLSKINSLQLEDGFLVLYNALEIHRIEKSNLIKYKVDDYEKLNNFYQMKMQQIHIVGEYANMMVRDSKQAQVFVSDYFALDYKMFLNKYFKGNRMDEINHNITPEKYHEIVDSLSERQKQIIEDKNSQYIMVAAGPGSGKTRVLVHKLASLMLLEDVKHEQLLMLTFSRSAAIDFKEKLHKLIGSAASFLTAKTFHSYAFDLLGTMGDLDKAGSAVEMAVEKIKEGEIEHSKITKKVLVIDEAQDMDEHQFALVQALIEENEDMRVIAVGDDDQNIFEGVHQKAGSKSVDLNRFMDLYKAKKYELVENYRSIKKVVDFSNAFVQDIPNRLKVNPIRAVNDGEGAVRVRKFNSPHMEYAIVEHLKKYSNYGTVCVLTQTNDDALKMMALLNHEKIRAKLIQDSDGFSLHDLVEFRSFMKWLSSNEDPVISTEEWDSAMGKLQQYYQKSALLPICIKALKVYQKHNDRLYRNDLKLFLMESRVSDFERGEKNEVVVSTIHKAKGREFDRVYMLIKDQRASSEQGRRVLYVGFTRAKKQLYVFHCCPFLDKYAPVIEEHARYSEPAEIICQFGHKDMFLSYSYGETVDEGGGLKKRIFKLHSGDILKYSHGGLYDFSDSKNPVAVLSKKAKEKISHLKDLGYSVKNVRIRYVVAWHDKEREEEIPIILPEIELVKKHG